Proteins encoded together in one Deinococcus planocerae window:
- a CDS encoding transglutaminaseTgpA domain-containing protein produces the protein MTSAPRETGEGGVGPAGRLRPTRLGLAFLGLILLTLVGCINYALSLGYAVTFLLGGVWVVTATGASRAGRALAGTLTPPTEAVAGTAATFTATLTSAGPGCAAAVRIGGRGTPEARAHVPAGGRVTVTLPVPAPARGRLTLPRPRVVALDPLGLWEVTRPLPAPDGPVVFPAPEVGAPPPPSRLAAGAGEGGRRVPGHEDFSGLRAYVPGDSPRQVSWRHAARTGALLTRETDAPATSARVFDWADTGALGDTEARLSRLAAWVGEARRADLPFGLTLPGRALPVGRGEAHAREALTALAGHPPPPPVPGRGRRTGAPAPLPGGPLRLTLFALTVALFPAALRQPGWATLLMLGVLGYSAARTLPGWRERVAPPPAAFLALAAVGSAALLQTGYGTLLGRDAGTAFLNLLVALKAAETRTGRDAKLLALLGVFVTLTHFFFGQGPVAAAHAVLSVLLLLAALGGWTLPASPAAPPPLRVAARLGLRATPLTLALFLLFPRPDGPLWQLPVQSGAQTGLADQISAGEFGSLAQSRAVAFRADFGGALPPPDERYWRGPVYEAYDGVNWTQVRLRGPSPSVEPGGPTRAYTLTLEPSARPWLLALDVPTTLPPGTFLTTAFQAVTPRPLATRTRYTFQSRAARLGVTESRERLEFDLRLPGGESPRARALASRWRSLAPEARVEAALGYLRAGGFAYTLDPPTLPTRDRVDAFLFGTRRGFCEHYASAFAFLMRAAGLPARIVGGYQGGEVNPLSGSLIVRAQDAHAWTEVWLPAHGWVRVDPTAAVAPARVSAGLATALTSPTALAAPPPTPLRRAALRLDALQTRWNAWVAGYDGAQQRSLLGRVGVGRVGDFPYLALAGGLLALALLPALLTRPPRSADPAARLLGDLARRLRLPRAPGETAGAYAHRASLARPTQADAIRAAVHAYHAARYAPGAGSAALGELRAAVRRVRR, from the coding sequence GTGACGAGCGCACCTCGGGAGACCGGAGAGGGCGGCGTGGGGCCCGCGGGCCGATTGCGCCCCACCCGGCTGGGGCTCGCTTTCCTGGGGCTGATCCTGCTCACCCTGGTGGGGTGCATCAACTACGCCCTGAGCCTGGGCTACGCGGTGACCTTCCTGCTCGGCGGTGTGTGGGTGGTCACGGCGACCGGGGCGAGCCGCGCGGGCCGGGCCCTGGCGGGCACCCTGACACCCCCGACCGAGGCCGTGGCGGGGACGGCGGCCACCTTCACCGCCACGCTGACGAGCGCGGGGCCAGGGTGCGCGGCGGCGGTGCGGATCGGCGGGCGGGGCACCCCGGAGGCCCGGGCGCACGTCCCGGCGGGAGGCCGGGTGACCGTCACCCTCCCCGTGCCCGCCCCGGCGCGCGGACGGCTGACGCTCCCGCGGCCCCGGGTGGTCGCCCTCGACCCCCTCGGGCTGTGGGAGGTCACCCGCCCGCTGCCCGCCCCGGACGGGCCCGTCGTCTTTCCTGCCCCGGAGGTCGGCGCCCCGCCCCCCCCGTCGCGGCTGGCCGCCGGGGCGGGGGAGGGGGGACGCCGCGTGCCCGGCCACGAGGACTTCAGCGGCCTGCGCGCCTACGTCCCCGGCGACTCGCCCCGGCAGGTGTCGTGGCGGCACGCGGCGCGCACCGGGGCCCTCCTCACCCGCGAGACGGACGCGCCCGCCACGTCGGCGCGGGTGTTCGACTGGGCGGACACGGGGGCCCTCGGGGACACGGAGGCCCGGCTCTCGCGCCTCGCCGCGTGGGTGGGGGAGGCGCGGCGGGCGGACCTCCCCTTCGGCCTGACGCTGCCCGGGCGGGCGCTCCCGGTCGGACGGGGGGAGGCGCACGCGCGGGAGGCGCTGACGGCGCTCGCCGGGCACCCGCCGCCTCCCCCAGTTCCGGGCCGGGGGAGGCGGACGGGGGCGCCCGCGCCCCTGCCGGGCGGGCCGCTGCGGCTGACCCTGTTCGCGCTCACGGTGGCGCTCTTCCCCGCCGCCCTGCGGCAGCCGGGGTGGGCCACCCTGCTCATGCTGGGGGTGCTCGGGTACAGCGCGGCGCGCACCCTACCCGGCTGGCGGGAGCGCGTGGCCCCGCCGCCCGCCGCCTTTCTGGCGCTCGCGGCGGTGGGGTCGGCGGCGCTCCTCCAGACCGGGTACGGCACCCTGCTCGGGCGGGACGCGGGCACGGCCTTCTTGAACCTGCTCGTCGCGCTCAAGGCGGCGGAGACCCGCACCGGGCGCGACGCGAAGTTGCTCGCCCTCCTCGGCGTGTTCGTCACGCTGACCCACTTCTTCTTCGGGCAGGGCCCCGTCGCGGCGGCGCACGCGGTCCTGAGCGTGCTGCTGCTCCTCGCGGCGCTGGGCGGGTGGACGCTGCCCGCCTCCCCGGCGGCCCCTCCCCCCCTGCGCGTGGCGGCCCGCCTCGGCCTGCGGGCCACGCCGCTGACCCTGGCCCTCTTCCTGCTCTTTCCCCGCCCCGACGGTCCGCTGTGGCAGCTTCCCGTGCAATCGGGCGCCCAGACCGGGCTCGCCGACCAGATCAGCGCGGGCGAATTCGGCTCGCTCGCCCAGAGCCGCGCCGTCGCCTTCCGGGCGGACTTCGGGGGCGCTCTCCCCCCGCCCGACGAGCGCTACTGGCGCGGCCCCGTGTACGAGGCCTACGACGGGGTGAACTGGACCCAGGTCCGGCTGCGCGGTCCCTCCCCCAGCGTGGAGCCCGGCGGGCCCACCCGGGCCTACACCCTCACCCTGGAACCCAGCGCCCGGCCCTGGCTCCTCGCGCTCGACGTGCCCACCACCCTGCCGCCGGGGACCTTCCTGACGACCGCCTTCCAGGCCGTCACGCCCCGCCCTCTGGCGACCCGCACCCGCTACACCTTCCAGAGCCGCGCCGCGCGCCTGGGGGTCACGGAGAGCCGCGAGCGGCTGGAGTTCGACCTGCGGCTGCCCGGGGGGGAGAGCCCGCGCGCCCGCGCCCTCGCGTCCCGCTGGCGCTCACTCGCCCCGGAGGCCCGGGTGGAGGCGGCGCTGGGGTATCTGCGCGCGGGCGGCTTCGCCTACACCCTCGACCCCCCCACCCTGCCGACGCGGGACCGGGTGGACGCCTTCCTCTTCGGCACCCGGCGCGGCTTTTGCGAGCACTACGCCTCGGCCTTCGCGTTCCTGATGCGGGCGGCGGGGCTGCCCGCCCGGATCGTGGGCGGCTACCAGGGCGGCGAGGTCAACCCGCTCAGCGGCTCCCTGATCGTGCGGGCGCAAGACGCCCACGCCTGGACCGAGGTGTGGTTGCCTGCTCATGGCTGGGTGCGGGTGGACCCCACCGCCGCCGTCGCCCCCGCGCGGGTCAGTGCCGGGCTCGCCACCGCCCTGACCTCTCCCACCGCCCTCGCCGCGCCCCCCCCGACGCCCCTGCGCCGCGCCGCGCTGCGCCTCGACGCCCTGCAAACCCGCTGGAACGCCTGGGTCGCCGGGTACGACGGCGCCCAGCAACGCAGCCTCCTGGGCCGCGTGGGGGTGGGCCGGGTCGGCGACTTTCCCTACCTCGCCCTCGCCGGGGGACTGCTCGCGCTCGCCCTGCTGCCCGCCCTGCTGACCCGCCCGCCCCGATCCGCCGACCCCGCCGCCCGGCTGCTGGGCGACCTCGCCCGCCGCCTGCGCCTGCCCCGCGCACCCGGCGAGACGGCGGGGGCCTACGCCCACCGGGCCAGCCTGGCGCGGCCCACCCAGGCCGACGCCATTCGGGCCGCCGTTCACGCCTACCACGCGGCGCGGTACGCCCCCGGCGCCGGGTCGGCGGCCCTGGGCGAGCTGCGGGCGGCGGTGCGGCGGGTGCGGCGCTGA
- a CDS encoding ATP cone domain-containing protein produces the protein MTQPELTVGSPRHHWPFSRGLVVESLVNAGASAPTAAAVARRGEGQLRFSKRSPVSPEELQALMVEVAHDVAGEEVAQAAARQTPAFVDILVRAKKGTLPFSRGVLARTLEDTGLSPRDAYAVASAVDVELRQAGVRELGVEALDAMTERTLAERYGEHLRLTYRFLQRNRGRLGVVSADGGTPSPFSKGLLVQSLLAAGVAPDVARKVARVTQRDLRGSEDRVVTRRAIREKVEALLRDEVGPDVSARYRLLRLVRRPPRPLVVLLGGVSGTGKSYLAAEIAYRLGITRVVSTDSIRQVMRAMVSPALVPTLHASTFNAWEALIPPGEPRPEHPTEGALLAGFRDQVGQVSVGLGAVVRRSVEEGASVVLEGVHLVPGYLRAEAYAGAIVVPMLVVLRGEDEHRRHFESRDQETAASRPLHRYMRYFREIRTMQRFLEDLAAREDVPLLDALTLDESADQAVDVVLRRVMAALTPDERAALLGEEDKAAGR, from the coding sequence TTGACGCAGCCCGAACTCACCGTCGGTTCCCCCCGCCACCACTGGCCCTTCAGCCGGGGGCTCGTCGTGGAGTCGTTGGTGAACGCCGGGGCGAGTGCCCCTACGGCGGCGGCGGTGGCGCGGCGGGGGGAGGGGCAGCTCCGCTTTTCAAAGCGGTCGCCGGTCAGCCCCGAGGAGTTGCAGGCCCTGATGGTCGAGGTGGCGCACGACGTGGCGGGGGAGGAGGTGGCGCAGGCCGCCGCCCGGCAGACGCCCGCGTTCGTGGACATCCTGGTGCGGGCGAAGAAGGGGACGCTGCCCTTCAGCCGGGGAGTCCTCGCCCGCACGCTGGAGGACACCGGCCTCTCTCCGCGCGACGCCTACGCGGTGGCGAGCGCGGTGGACGTGGAGTTGCGGCAAGCGGGCGTGCGCGAGCTCGGGGTGGAGGCCCTCGACGCCATGACCGAGCGGACCCTCGCCGAGCGGTACGGGGAACACCTGCGGCTGACGTACCGCTTCCTCCAGCGCAACCGCGGGCGGCTCGGCGTGGTGAGCGCGGACGGGGGCACGCCGAGCCCCTTCAGCAAGGGCCTGCTCGTGCAGTCGCTCCTCGCGGCGGGGGTGGCGCCCGACGTGGCGCGCAAGGTGGCCCGGGTGACCCAGCGCGACTTGCGCGGCAGCGAGGACCGGGTGGTGACCCGGCGCGCCATCCGCGAGAAGGTCGAGGCCCTGCTGCGCGACGAGGTGGGGCCCGACGTGAGCGCGCGCTACCGCCTGTTGCGCCTGGTCCGCCGCCCGCCCCGGCCCCTGGTGGTGCTGCTGGGCGGCGTGAGCGGCACGGGCAAGAGCTACCTCGCCGCCGAGATCGCGTACCGATTGGGGATCACGCGGGTGGTGAGCACCGACTCGATCCGGCAGGTGATGCGGGCGATGGTCTCCCCCGCCCTGGTGCCTACCCTGCACGCGAGCACCTTCAATGCCTGGGAGGCGTTGATTCCGCCCGGCGAGCCCCGGCCCGAGCACCCCACGGAAGGGGCGCTGCTGGCGGGCTTCCGCGATCAGGTCGGGCAGGTGAGCGTGGGGCTGGGGGCGGTGGTGCGCCGCTCGGTCGAGGAGGGCGCGAGCGTGGTGCTGGAGGGCGTGCACCTCGTGCCGGGCTACCTGCGGGCGGAGGCCTACGCGGGGGCCATCGTCGTGCCCATGCTCGTGGTGCTGCGGGGCGAGGACGAGCACCGCCGCCACTTCGAGTCGCGCGACCAGGAGACGGCGGCGAGTCGGCCCCTGCACCGTTACATGCGCTACTTCCGCGAGATTCGTACGATGCAGCGTTTTCTGGAGGACCTCGCCGCCCGCGAGGACGTACCCCTCCTCGACGCCCTCACCCTCGACGAGAGCGCCGATCAGGCCGTGGACGTGGTGCTGCGCCGGGTGATGGCGGCCCTGACCCCGGACGAGCGCGCGGCCCTGCTCGGGGAGGAGGACAAGGCGGCGGGACGGTAG
- a CDS encoding TetR/AcrR family transcriptional regulator: MDSSSLRERQKERRRARIYNVALELFKRGGFQATTATDIAKASNVSRGTFFNYYPYKEAVLLDYGSEVMDRLRDQAEARLSEGTAPLTVLYEIWDQLAEENGRERDLFPPLAYEVMNPNPERARTAYQALPLSKVIELILRPLHQAGQIRTDMSLQRISNLIADTYLMVALRWSAYGTDRTLQEETRLALNLLLEGALRREPTGRTT; encoded by the coding sequence ATGGATTCCTCCTCACTCCGGGAGCGTCAGAAGGAACGCCGCCGCGCGCGGATTTACAACGTCGCTCTGGAGCTGTTCAAGCGGGGCGGCTTCCAGGCGACGACGGCGACCGACATCGCCAAGGCGAGCAACGTGTCGCGGGGGACCTTTTTCAACTACTACCCCTACAAGGAAGCGGTGCTCCTCGACTACGGCAGCGAGGTGATGGACCGCCTGCGCGACCAGGCCGAGGCCCGGCTCTCGGAAGGCACCGCGCCCCTGACCGTCCTGTACGAGATCTGGGACCAGCTCGCCGAGGAAAATGGGCGCGAGCGCGACCTCTTCCCGCCGCTCGCCTACGAGGTGATGAACCCCAACCCCGAGCGGGCCCGGACGGCGTACCAGGCGCTGCCGCTGAGCAAGGTGATCGAACTGATCCTGCGGCCCCTGCACCAGGCGGGGCAGATTCGCACCGACATGAGCCTCCAGCGCATCAGCAACCTGATCGCCGACACGTACCTGATGGTGGCCCTGCGCTGGAGCGCGTACGGCACCGACCGCACCTTGCAGGAGGAGACGCGGCTGGCGCTCAACCTGCTGTTGGAGGGGGCGCTGCGGCGCGAGCCCACCGGGCGGACAACCTAG
- a CDS encoding GntR family transcriptional regulator: protein MAKYPLIKTTLKDRLLGGHYPEGLPLPSEPQLAREFEVSRMTARRAIDELEREGYVYRVQGAGTFPTGKRFRQGMFRVRPFKEWARHPEHRTTVLRAMQIDATPEIAIVLQIQPGDPVIFVHRLRTAGDESLVIEKRYVNARLAPALMEHNLAAESVHEVMVSMGVPLTRVEQNLEAVNLRQEEADLLRVPLGTAAFLLRRTTYSGPKRVSYVNYWVRGDRYAFQDSFEP, encoded by the coding sequence ATGGCGAAGTACCCGCTCATCAAGACCACCCTCAAAGACCGGCTGCTGGGTGGGCACTACCCGGAGGGGCTGCCCCTGCCCAGCGAGCCGCAACTCGCGCGCGAATTCGAGGTCTCGCGCATGACGGCCCGCCGCGCCATCGACGAACTCGAACGCGAGGGCTACGTGTACCGGGTGCAGGGGGCGGGCACCTTCCCGACCGGGAAACGCTTTCGCCAGGGCATGTTCCGGGTGCGGCCCTTCAAGGAGTGGGCGCGCCACCCCGAGCACCGCACGACCGTGCTGCGCGCCATGCAGATCGACGCGACGCCCGAGATCGCCATCGTGCTCCAGATTCAGCCCGGCGACCCGGTGATCTTCGTGCATCGCCTGCGGACGGCGGGCGACGAGTCGCTGGTGATCGAGAAGAGGTACGTCAACGCCCGCCTCGCCCCCGCGCTCATGGAGCACAACCTCGCCGCCGAGAGCGTCCACGAGGTCATGGTCTCGATGGGCGTGCCCCTCACCCGCGTCGAGCAGAACCTGGAGGCCGTCAACCTCCGCCAGGAGGAGGCCGACCTGCTGCGCGTGCCGCTGGGCACCGCCGCCTTCCTCCTGAGGCGCACGACCTACAGCGGCCCCAAGCGCGTTTCCTACGTCAACTACTGGGTGCGGGGAGACCGGTACGCTTTTCAGGACAGCTTCGAGCCGTAG
- the moaA gene encoding GTP 3',8-cyclase MoaA has product MLLDRLNRPLRDLRVSVTDRCNLRCTYCMPAEVFGPGYAFLPRTELLSFEEIERLARVFVELGVRKLRITGGEPLLRRDLPELIGRLTRLSGVEDVALTTNGLLLPRLAADLKGAGLGRVTVSIDSLDPEVFGRMNGLGVHPERVLGGIEAALAAGLGVKVNTVVQRGVNDEGLRNLWLALREGAVVRFIEFMDVGNHNGWNLDSVVPSREVLARLGEDGTGAEFRPVNPHYRGEVAERHVDAAGHEVGLISSVTAPFCGDCSRARLSAVGVLYTCLFAGAGTDLRAPLRAGAGDDDLRELIAGVWRERRDRYSEERGEATPSGAEGPGRKIEMSHIGG; this is encoded by the coding sequence ATGCTCCTCGACCGGCTGAACCGGCCCCTGCGTGACCTGCGCGTCAGCGTGACCGACCGCTGCAACCTGCGCTGCACGTACTGCATGCCCGCCGAGGTCTTCGGGCCGGGCTACGCCTTCTTGCCGAGAACGGAGCTGCTGAGCTTCGAGGAGATCGAGCGGCTGGCGAGGGTCTTCGTGGAGCTGGGGGTGCGCAAGCTGCGGATCACCGGGGGCGAACCCCTGTTGCGGCGCGACCTGCCGGAGCTGATCGGGCGCCTCACCCGTTTGAGTGGGGTGGAGGACGTGGCGCTCACCACGAACGGGCTGCTGCTTCCCCGCCTCGCCGCCGACCTCAAGGGCGCCGGGCTGGGGCGGGTGACGGTCAGCATCGACAGCCTCGACCCGGAGGTCTTCGGGCGCATGAACGGGCTCGGCGTGCACCCGGAGCGGGTGCTGGGCGGCATCGAGGCCGCGCTCGCGGCGGGCCTGGGCGTCAAGGTGAACACGGTCGTGCAGCGCGGGGTGAACGACGAGGGGCTGCGCAACCTCTGGCTGGCCCTGCGCGAGGGGGCGGTCGTGCGCTTCATCGAGTTCATGGACGTGGGCAACCACAACGGCTGGAACCTCGACTCGGTGGTGCCCTCGCGCGAGGTGCTCGCCCGCCTCGGCGAGGACGGCACGGGGGCGGAGTTCCGGCCCGTGAATCCCCACTACCGCGGCGAGGTCGCCGAGCGGCACGTGGACGCGGCAGGCCACGAGGTCGGGCTGATCTCCTCGGTCACGGCGCCCTTTTGCGGCGACTGCTCGCGGGCGCGGCTCTCGGCGGTCGGCGTGCTGTACACCTGCCTCTTCGCGGGCGCGGGCACCGACCTGCGGGCCCCGCTGCGTGCCGGGGCGGGCGACGACGACCTGCGCGAGTTGATCGCGGGCGTATGGCGTGAGCGCCGCGACCGCTACAGCGAGGAACGCGGCGAGGCCACCCCGTCCGGGGCGGAGGGACCCGGGCGCAAGATCGAGATGTCGCACATTGGGGGCTGA
- a CDS encoding DUF485 domain-containing protein encodes MTVSRLQSGSPPVRNAAYARLVAERNRFTVIMTITFLVLYFMLPILAGYNKPLMATKVFGNVTFGYVFAFLEFAMGWIMAAIYVVKARTFDRLAAEAQR; translated from the coding sequence ATGACCGTATCCCGTCTGCAATCCGGCTCGCCGCCCGTCCGCAACGCCGCCTACGCGCGGCTGGTGGCCGAGCGCAACCGCTTCACCGTGATCATGACGATCACCTTCCTCGTGCTGTACTTCATGCTGCCCATCCTGGCGGGGTACAACAAGCCGCTGATGGCGACGAAGGTGTTCGGCAACGTGACCTTCGGGTACGTGTTCGCCTTCCTGGAGTTCGCGATGGGCTGGATCATGGCCGCGATCTACGTCGTCAAGGCCCGCACCTTCGACCGCCTCGCCGCGGAGGCCCAGCGATGA
- a CDS encoding solute symporter family protein gives MTLLLSAIIVAITLGITFWASRRNTSASDFYVAGGRISAPQNGIAIAGDYMSAASFLGITGLIALNGYDGFMYSVGWFIAYLTVLFIVAEPLRNLGKYTLADMLVYRLKDQRVRTYAAISTIVVSTFYMIAQVVGAGSLISLLSGGVIGAGLAIPLVGVLMIIYVVVGGMLATTWVQIIKAVLLMFATIVMTVLILSRFGWSFSSLLGAVEQRNGAEFLGAGVKYKNPIDLISLGLALVLGTAGLPHILVRFYTVPTAQDARKSVVWAMVLIGAFYVMTAFMGNAANVLVGKDTITRENAAGNMAAPLLAQALFGGAGTVGGEFGLAFVTAVAFATILAVVAGLTIAASTSFTHDIYKGVIRKGQATEREEFRVARLATVGVGVIAILLGLAAQTQNVAFLVALAFAIAASSNLPVILFTLFWRKFNATGAIWGIVGGILTCLALIAVSPNIRGIDPPEKTTGRHLVQAPAIFPLENPGIVSIPAGFLFAVLGTLVGAARRNEGAEQAFEEMQFRAYTGAGVDGTVAAHD, from the coding sequence ATGACTCTTCTCCTCTCCGCGATCATCGTGGCGATCACGCTCGGAATCACCTTCTGGGCGAGTCGGCGCAACACCAGCGCCTCGGACTTCTACGTGGCGGGCGGGCGGATCAGCGCCCCGCAAAACGGCATCGCCATCGCCGGGGACTACATGAGCGCGGCCAGCTTCCTGGGCATCACGGGTCTGATCGCCCTGAACGGCTACGACGGCTTCATGTACTCGGTGGGCTGGTTCATCGCCTACCTCACGGTCCTGTTCATCGTGGCCGAGCCCCTGCGCAACCTCGGCAAGTACACGCTCGCCGACATGCTCGTCTACCGCCTCAAGGACCAGCGGGTGCGGACCTACGCGGCGATCAGCACCATCGTCGTGAGCACCTTCTACATGATCGCGCAGGTCGTCGGCGCGGGGAGCCTGATCAGCCTGCTCTCGGGCGGCGTGATCGGGGCCGGGCTCGCCATCCCGCTCGTCGGCGTTCTCATGATCATCTACGTGGTGGTCGGCGGGATGCTCGCCACGACCTGGGTGCAGATCATCAAGGCCGTGCTGCTGATGTTCGCGACCATCGTGATGACGGTTTTGATCCTGAGCCGCTTCGGGTGGAGCTTTTCCAGCCTGCTCGGCGCGGTCGAGCAGCGCAACGGGGCGGAGTTCCTGGGTGCGGGCGTGAAGTACAAAAACCCCATCGACCTGATCTCGCTGGGCCTGGCGCTCGTGCTGGGCACCGCCGGGCTGCCGCACATCCTGGTGCGCTTCTACACCGTGCCCACCGCGCAGGACGCCCGCAAGAGCGTGGTGTGGGCGATGGTCCTGATCGGCGCCTTCTACGTGATGACCGCCTTCATGGGCAACGCGGCGAACGTGCTCGTCGGCAAGGACACCATCACCCGGGAGAACGCGGCGGGCAACATGGCGGCACCGCTGCTCGCGCAGGCCCTCTTCGGCGGGGCGGGCACGGTGGGCGGCGAGTTCGGCCTCGCGTTCGTGACCGCCGTGGCCTTCGCGACCATCCTGGCGGTCGTGGCGGGCCTGACCATCGCGGCGAGCACGAGCTTCACCCACGACATCTACAAGGGCGTGATCCGCAAGGGGCAGGCGACCGAGCGCGAGGAATTCCGGGTGGCCCGCCTCGCCACCGTCGGCGTCGGCGTGATCGCCATCCTGCTCGGCCTCGCGGCCCAGACGCAGAACGTGGCGTTCCTGGTGGCGCTGGCCTTCGCCATCGCGGCCTCCTCCAACCTGCCCGTCATCCTCTTCACCCTGTTCTGGCGCAAGTTCAACGCCACGGGCGCGATCTGGGGCATCGTGGGCGGCATCCTGACCTGCCTGGCGCTGATCGCCGTGAGCCCCAACATCCGCGGCATCGACCCGCCCGAGAAGACGACGGGCCGCCACCTCGTCCAGGCCCCCGCGATCTTCCCGCTCGAAAACCCCGGCATCGTGTCCATCCCCGCCGGATTCCTCTTCGCCGTCCTGGGGACGCTGGTGGGCGCCGCCCGCCGCAACGAGGGCGCCGAGCAGGCCTTCGAGGAGATGCAGTTCCGCGCCTACACCGGGGCGGGCGTGGACGGAACGGTCGCGGCGCACGACTGA
- the acs gene encoding acetate--CoA ligase — translation MTDPALSRPTPTDHIDAMLHESRVIPPSAEFAARARVSREQYQERYRRSLDDPDGFWSEVADELGWMRRWDRVLDWQEPHARWFVGGQTNIAHNALDRNVARGLGDKTAIVWEGEDGTVRTYTYAELLREVKKAANALTSLGVVAGDRVTLYLPLIPEAAISMLACARIGAVHSVVFGGFSVSALSDRIGDAQSKVLITADAGQRRGSLVRLKENADRAAESAPSLEKIVVVCRADCDAPMQEGRDVFWHDVVGSAGEEHEAAALDSEHPLFILYTSGSTGKPKGVQHTTGGYMVGTYLTTQTVFDLRDDDVYWCTADVGWVTGHSYSVYGPLLNGATVVLYEGAPNHPDWGRFWEVVQKHGVTILYTAPTAIRSFMRQGDEIPSRYDLSSLRLLGSVGEPINPEAWMWYYRVIGGERCPVVDTWWQTETGAIMLTTLPGAHASKPGSAGLPMFGVEPAIMTHAGDELGPDDGGLLVIKRPWPSMLRTVYGDDERYRKSYWGEIPHVYFAGDGARRDQDGYITVVGRVDDVLNVSGHRLGTMEIESALVAHPSIAEAAVVGKPDDVKGECVVAFVLPQVGHTVDPKVIRAHVSKEIGALARPDAIIIADALPKTRSGKIMRRFLRQIAAGKEIQGDTSTLEDPTVLDRLAATQAV, via the coding sequence ATGACCGACCCCGCCCTGTCCCGACCCACCCCGACCGACCACATCGACGCGATGCTGCACGAGAGCCGGGTGATTCCGCCGAGCGCAGAGTTCGCCGCGCGCGCCCGGGTCTCGCGCGAGCAGTACCAGGAACGCTACCGCCGCAGCCTCGACGACCCCGACGGCTTCTGGAGCGAGGTGGCCGACGAGCTCGGCTGGATGCGCCGCTGGGACCGGGTGCTCGACTGGCAAGAACCCCACGCCCGCTGGTTCGTGGGCGGGCAGACGAACATCGCCCACAACGCCCTCGACCGCAACGTGGCGCGCGGCCTGGGCGACAAGACGGCCATCGTCTGGGAGGGCGAGGACGGCACGGTCCGCACCTATACCTACGCGGAGCTCCTGCGCGAGGTGAAGAAGGCGGCGAACGCGCTGACCTCCCTCGGCGTCGTGGCGGGCGACCGGGTGACCCTCTACCTGCCGCTGATCCCCGAGGCCGCGATCAGTATGCTCGCCTGCGCCCGCATCGGGGCCGTCCACAGCGTCGTCTTCGGGGGCTTTTCGGTGAGTGCGCTTTCCGACCGCATAGGCGACGCGCAGAGCAAGGTGCTCATCACCGCCGACGCGGGGCAGCGGCGCGGTTCGCTCGTCAGGCTCAAGGAGAACGCCGACCGGGCCGCCGAGAGTGCTCCGAGCCTGGAAAAGATCGTGGTCGTGTGCCGCGCGGACTGCGACGCCCCCATGCAAGAAGGCCGCGACGTGTTCTGGCACGACGTGGTGGGCTCGGCGGGTGAGGAGCACGAGGCCGCGGCACTCGACTCCGAGCACCCCCTCTTCATCCTCTACACCTCGGGGAGCACGGGCAAGCCCAAGGGCGTGCAGCACACGACGGGCGGCTATATGGTGGGCACGTACCTCACCACCCAGACCGTCTTCGACCTGCGCGACGACGACGTGTACTGGTGCACCGCCGACGTGGGCTGGGTGACCGGGCACTCCTACAGCGTGTATGGCCCCTTGCTCAACGGAGCGACGGTCGTGCTGTACGAGGGCGCGCCCAACCACCCCGACTGGGGCCGTTTCTGGGAGGTCGTCCAGAAGCACGGGGTCACCATCCTCTACACCGCGCCGACGGCGATCCGCTCCTTCATGCGGCAGGGCGACGAAATTCCGTCCCGCTACGACCTGAGCAGCCTGCGCCTGCTGGGGTCGGTCGGCGAGCCCATCAACCCCGAGGCGTGGATGTGGTACTACCGCGTGATCGGCGGCGAACGCTGCCCGGTCGTGGACACGTGGTGGCAGACGGAGACGGGCGCGATCATGCTGACCACCCTGCCCGGCGCGCACGCCAGCAAGCCCGGCAGCGCGGGCCTCCCGATGTTCGGCGTCGAGCCCGCGATCATGACCCACGCGGGCGACGAACTCGGCCCCGACGACGGCGGCCTGCTCGTGATCAAACGGCCCTGGCCCTCGATGCTGCGCACGGTCTACGGCGACGACGAGCGCTACCGCAAGAGCTACTGGGGCGAGATTCCGCACGTCTACTTCGCCGGGGACGGGGCCCGCCGCGATCAGGACGGCTACATCACGGTGGTGGGCCGGGTCGACGACGTGCTCAACGTCTCCGGGCACCGCCTGGGCACGATGGAGATCGAATCGGCCCTCGTCGCCCACCCGAGCATCGCGGAAGCCGCCGTGGTCGGCAAACCCGACGACGTGAAGGGCGAGTGCGTGGTGGCCTTCGTGCTGCCGCAGGTCGGGCACACGGTCGATCCCAAGGTGATCCGCGCCCACGTCTCCAAGGAGATCGGCGCACTGGCCCGCCCCGACGCGATCATCATCGCGGACGCCCTGCCCAAGACCCGCAGCGGCAAGATCATGCGCCGCTTCCTGCGCCAGATCGCCGCCGGGAAGGAGATTCAGGGCGACACGAGCACGCTGGAAGACCCCACGGTGCTCGACCGGCTGGCGGCGACGCAGGCGGTGTAA